One window of Jannaschia sp. CCS1 genomic DNA carries:
- the tssB gene encoding type VI secretion system contractile sheath small subunit, with translation MASIHDKLDKVRKPRVHIKYEVETEGAMVQKELPFVVGVLGDFSGDPTEDLKPFGDRKFVQIDKDNFNEVMARMTPGLNFRVENTLSDEDDEMKVQLAFNSLDDFEPAQVVDQVPALKKLLESRNQLRDLLSKADRSEELETLLEKMLQDDAALKDIVDQLKAEGEK, from the coding sequence ATGGCGAGCATTCATGACAAACTGGATAAAGTGCGCAAACCGCGTGTCCACATCAAGTATGAGGTCGAGACCGAAGGCGCGATGGTCCAGAAGGAACTTCCCTTCGTGGTGGGCGTCCTTGGCGACTTCTCCGGCGATCCCACCGAGGATCTGAAACCCTTCGGTGACCGCAAGTTCGTGCAGATCGACAAGGATAATTTCAATGAGGTCATGGCCCGCATGACGCCGGGCCTGAACTTCCGCGTCGAGAACACGCTGTCGGACGAGGATGATGAAATGAAGGTCCAGCTGGCCTTCAACTCCCTCGATGATTTCGAGCCTGCGCAGGTCGTGGATCAGGTGCCCGCACTGAAGAAGCTTCTGGAGAGCCGCAATCAGTTGCGCGACCTGCTCAGCAAGGCCGACCGTTCGGAAGAGTTGGAGACGCTGCTAGAGAAAATGTTGCAGGATGATGCCGCGCTGAAAGACATAGTCGACCAGCTCAAAGCCGAAGGGGAGAAGTGA
- the tssC gene encoding type VI secretion system contractile sheath large subunit: MATDAQTNPATQTTTEDQGTSLLSDVIGATRQTEPDRTKELIRTLTDAALDGTVSYNRNLTITLTKAIEALDSRISEQLAAIMQAPEFAALEGSWRGLWHLVQNSNTSANLKIRVLNASKKEIGRDLAKAVEFDQSRLFKAIYEDEFGTPGGEPMGALIGDFEFDNSFEDVECLQGISQVSAAAFAPFISAASPRLFGFDDYTELSKPRDLSKTFDASEYAKWRSFRNSEESRFVTLTMPRVLARVPYGPNTRTIDEFDYDEAIAYAGERIPHDNYCWMNASYALATNLTEAFNQTGWCTAIRGAENGGKVEGLPMHLFSTDEGDVDIKCPTEIAITDRRDAELGAMGFLPLCYYKNHDYAVFFGAQTAHKPAKYDKPEATANAAISARLPYMMATSRFAHYLKVIGRDKIGSFMEAEDCEDWLNRWISNYVNANDAAGPDMRAQYPLRDAKVSVEEIPGKPGSYNAVAWLRPWLQMEELTTSLRMVARIPEKQ, translated from the coding sequence ATGGCGACTGACGCGCAAACCAATCCCGCCACGCAGACAACGACCGAGGATCAGGGCACATCGTTGCTGTCCGATGTGATCGGTGCCACCCGCCAGACCGAGCCGGACCGCACGAAAGAGCTGATCCGCACCCTCACCGATGCCGCCCTCGACGGCACGGTCAGCTACAACCGCAATCTGACGATCACGCTGACCAAGGCGATTGAGGCTCTGGACAGCCGCATTTCCGAGCAGTTGGCGGCGATCATGCAGGCCCCTGAATTTGCCGCCCTGGAAGGATCCTGGCGCGGGCTTTGGCATCTGGTGCAGAACTCCAACACCTCCGCCAATCTGAAGATCCGGGTGCTCAACGCCTCCAAGAAAGAGATCGGGCGCGACTTGGCCAAGGCCGTTGAATTCGACCAATCCCGGCTGTTCAAGGCGATCTATGAGGACGAGTTCGGCACCCCGGGCGGGGAGCCCATGGGCGCGCTGATCGGCGATTTTGAGTTCGACAACAGCTTTGAAGACGTCGAATGTCTGCAAGGCATCAGCCAGGTGTCGGCCGCAGCCTTCGCGCCTTTCATCTCTGCCGCCTCGCCAAGGCTCTTCGGGTTCGACGATTACACCGAATTGTCCAAACCGCGCGATCTGTCCAAGACTTTTGACGCGTCAGAATATGCCAAGTGGCGCAGCTTCCGCAATTCCGAGGAAAGCCGCTTCGTCACCCTGACGATGCCCCGCGTACTGGCGCGCGTGCCCTACGGCCCCAACACCCGCACCATCGATGAGTTCGATTACGATGAGGCCATCGCCTATGCGGGCGAGCGCATCCCGCACGATAATTACTGCTGGATGAACGCCTCCTACGCGCTGGCGACCAATCTTACGGAAGCGTTCAACCAGACCGGTTGGTGCACCGCCATTCGCGGCGCGGAAAACGGCGGCAAAGTCGAAGGGCTGCCGATGCACCTCTTCTCCACCGACGAGGGCGACGTAGACATCAAGTGCCCCACGGAGATCGCCATCACCGACCGGCGCGATGCGGAGCTTGGGGCCATGGGGTTTCTGCCGCTTTGCTATTACAAGAACCACGACTACGCCGTGTTCTTTGGCGCGCAAACGGCCCACAAACCGGCCAAGTACGACAAGCCGGAAGCCACGGCCAATGCGGCGATTTCCGCCCGCCTGCCCTACATGATGGCCACGTCGCGGTTCGCCCATTACCTCAAGGTGATCGGCCGCGACAAGATCGGCTCGTTCATGGAGGCGGAGGATTGCGAAGACTGGCTGAACCGTTGGATCAGCAACTACGTCAATGCCAATGACGCGGCGGGGCCGGACATGCGGGCGCAATATCCGCTACGCGATGCCAAGGTCTCGGTGGAGGAGATCCCCGGAAAGCCGGGCAGCTACAACGCCGTGGCCTGGCTGAGGCCCTGGTTGCAGATGGAAGAGCTGACGACGTCCTTGCGGATGGTGGCCCGTATCCCCGAGAAGCAGTGA
- the tssC gene encoding type VI secretion system contractile sheath large subunit yields MTAPMPNLGAVFDTVDPAMAHLAARIDRLILAIDAALTRQLNAILAASEFRALEARWRALDRVLTHAGRDGQVIVRILNVSWRALSRDLDRAVEFDQSHLHKLVYDGEFGMPGGLPFGVLVADYEVSATTDRARGDQVETLSRLAAVAAAAFCPIMLGAAPDLLGVDDFDQIAPYTDLTDAEGRRADPPMIRWRALRDRDDARFIGLVAPRIVLRGPRTRLSPTRADGFTFDEDPHRILSVAGSFAFATTVIAAFRASGWFAAIRGAAQDTDGGGRVAGWPGHDLGTDGHNLSRQSPATLRLTAAQEDALIARGIVPLSSLPLTDEAVFNANPSLHRPTRYDSPVASENARISAMLQYVLCTSRFAHYLKVMMREAIGSVAPPDVIQGHLDDWLRGYCLGNEDAGAELKAEYPLRNAGVEVTPIPGKPGAFAARIHLQPHFQLDDISTSFHLVSEAPAGLERTSA; encoded by the coding sequence ATGACAGCCCCGATGCCAAACCTCGGGGCGGTGTTCGATACGGTCGATCCGGCGATGGCGCATCTGGCCGCCCGGATCGACCGCCTGATCTTGGCGATTGATGCGGCCCTGACACGACAGCTGAACGCGATTCTCGCCGCGTCCGAGTTTCGGGCGTTAGAGGCGCGTTGGCGCGCGCTTGACCGTGTGCTGACCCATGCGGGGCGTGATGGACAGGTGATTGTGCGGATCCTCAACGTGTCATGGCGGGCCCTGTCCCGGGATCTGGACCGGGCGGTGGAGTTTGATCAGTCGCACCTGCACAAGTTGGTCTATGACGGTGAATTCGGGATGCCGGGCGGTTTGCCCTTTGGCGTTCTGGTTGCCGATTACGAGGTCTCGGCCACCACCGACCGCGCGCGCGGCGATCAGGTAGAGACTCTTTCGCGGCTGGCCGCAGTGGCGGCTGCCGCGTTTTGTCCAATTATGCTCGGCGCCGCGCCGGACCTTCTGGGCGTGGACGACTTCGACCAGATCGCGCCCTACACGGATTTGACGGATGCTGAGGGACGCCGTGCTGATCCGCCGATGATCCGGTGGCGCGCGCTCCGGGATCGTGACGACGCCCGGTTCATTGGCCTCGTCGCGCCACGCATCGTTCTGCGCGGGCCCCGGACGCGGCTGTCGCCCACCCGCGCCGACGGGTTCACCTTTGACGAAGATCCGCACCGCATCCTGAGCGTCGCGGGCAGTTTTGCTTTTGCCACCACAGTGATCGCAGCCTTTCGCGCTTCTGGCTGGTTCGCCGCGATCCGGGGGGCTGCGCAGGACACGGATGGCGGCGGGCGTGTGGCGGGCTGGCCGGGCCATGACCTTGGCACCGATGGCCACAATCTCTCGCGCCAATCCCCCGCCACCCTGCGCCTCACCGCCGCCCAGGAAGACGCGCTGATCGCACGTGGGATCGTGCCGTTGTCCTCCCTGCCCCTCACGGATGAGGCGGTCTTCAACGCCAACCCCTCGCTGCATCGGCCCACCCGCTATGACAGCCCCGTCGCGTCCGAAAACGCGCGGATCTCGGCCATGTTGCAATATGTTCTGTGCACCTCGCGCTTTGCCCATTACCTCAAGGTGATGATGCGCGAGGCCATCGGCTCCGTCGCGCCACCTGATGTGATTCAGGGGCATCTGGATGATTGGCTGCGCGGATACTGCCTTGGCAATGAGGACGCGGGCGCAGAGCTGAAGGCCGAATATCCCCTGCGCAATGCGGGCGTGGAGGTCACGCCGATCCCCGGCAAGCCCGGTGCCTTTGCCGCGCGGATACACCTGCAGCCGCATTTCCAACTCGATGACATATCGACCAGTTTCCACCTTGTCTCCGAGGCCCCGGCGGGCTTGGAAAGGACCTCTGCGTGA
- a CDS encoding type VI secretion system accessory protein TagJ, with translation MTTSTDTIASLLSRDALEDARTQSAAAVKAAPQDTDARLTLAQICAIAGDLPRAETHARMAQTLDEARTMALAEFRQYLRALEARAQWWDAGAVPDMPGGPTALDQLAMAGHVAHLAGDMDGAVRAATDLEEARPACTGTIDGTAFDDLRDVDDRLPHALEVLTPGGHYLWLDLSRVARVDLAPVAAPFDLIARPARVALRDGSTADLCLPAVYDAPRTAQEQLGRVTEFEELAPGLVRGYGQRAWLAGDDLVGLTDPAEITLDE, from the coding sequence GTGACCACTTCCACTGACACGATCGCCTCCCTTCTGTCCCGCGATGCGCTGGAGGACGCGCGGACCCAGTCCGCCGCCGCCGTCAAGGCCGCCCCACAGGACACCGACGCGCGCCTGACGCTGGCCCAGATCTGCGCCATCGCCGGTGACCTGCCCCGCGCTGAAACCCACGCCCGCATGGCCCAGACCCTGGATGAGGCCCGCACCATGGCGCTGGCGGAATTCCGGCAATACCTGCGCGCATTGGAGGCGCGGGCGCAGTGGTGGGACGCAGGCGCCGTGCCCGATATGCCCGGCGGGCCGACCGCGCTGGATCAACTGGCGATGGCAGGTCACGTGGCGCATCTGGCAGGCGACATGGACGGAGCCGTGCGCGCCGCAACCGATCTGGAAGAGGCCCGCCCCGCCTGCACCGGGACAATAGATGGCACCGCGTTTGACGATCTGCGCGATGTCGATGACCGCCTGCCCCACGCTTTGGAAGTGCTGACGCCGGGGGGTCACTACCTGTGGCTCGACCTTTCCCGCGTGGCGCGCGTCGACCTCGCGCCCGTCGCCGCGCCGTTTGATCTGATCGCCCGGCCCGCCCGTGTGGCGTTGCGCGACGGCTCCACCGCCGATCTGTGCTTGCCCGCCGTCTATGACGCACCACGCACTGCGCAGGAACAGCTTGGCCGCGTGACGGAGTTCGAAGAGCTCGCACCCGGCCTTGTGCGCGGTTACGGCCAACGGGCCTGGCTTGCGGGCGACGATCTGGTGGGTCTCACCGATCCGGCGGAGATCACATTAGATGAATAG
- the tssE gene encoding type VI secretion system baseplate subunit TssE — protein sequence MRDAPRGGDDARLQSALLDRLIDLDPDLTEDPAVTEAETFAGLRAALRRDLEMLLNTRAVPETPAPGLTELADSALSYGSLDFFSAHLTTDGQRTAFALDLKTRIERFEPRLRDLSVDLVSDPNPSRRKLRLRIAARHVARPGLPPMVFETAMDPVAGRFTVTDAAGERT from the coding sequence ATGCGGGATGCCCCGCGTGGCGGCGACGATGCCCGCCTGCAATCGGCGCTGCTTGACCGGTTGATCGATCTGGACCCCGATCTGACTGAGGATCCCGCCGTGACGGAGGCCGAGACTTTCGCTGGCCTGCGCGCTGCCCTGCGCCGCGATCTGGAGATGTTGCTCAATACCCGCGCCGTGCCTGAGACGCCCGCCCCGGGCCTGACGGAGCTGGCCGACAGCGCGCTGTCCTACGGCAGCCTCGATTTCTTCTCCGCCCATCTGACGACCGACGGCCAGCGGACGGCCTTCGCGCTGGATCTCAAGACCCGGATCGAGCGGTTTGAGCCACGCCTCCGCGATCTCTCCGTTGATCTGGTGTCAGACCCCAACCCCAGCCGCCGCAAGTTGCGCCTGCGCATTGCCGCGCGCCACGTGGCCCGCCCCGGTCTGCCGCCGATGGTGTTCGAGACGGCGATGGATCCCGTCGCCGGGCGCTTCACGGTCACCGATGCTGCGGGAGAGCGCACGTGA
- the tssF gene encoding type VI secretion system baseplate subunit TssF: protein MTNRFLEFYNTELAALRHRATRFAEAHPKIAGRLRLASDVADDPNVERLIQSFAYTAARVHQKIDDSLPELTDGLLETLYPHYLAPLPSLTILGLSPDRGMDGAQTVPRGTEVTSQVIDGDRVRFTTTQDVPLSPVKLTEIRLSARPFEAPPAPTAASATCLRLSLAPTGRVSLRDMDLKRLRLFLSGPTTEAQVLAQLMLQSLTGVTMAAHAGDENARRMPTSALRPIAFDDDTSLIPWPAGSFTGYRTLTEFAALPEKFLFFDLHLDRVVETDRLDLYLYFDMPPGDVLKSVGAHSVTLHATPAVNLFASQAEPIALDGTRSAYPLAADARRPRTRAVHSVRRVTVANGDGTSATSAPIFHRLTDHQRGGTFWHLRRHSEDQGHAPGATSLAFVDARNQPDAPNDSTASIDILTTNANLPRKLPFGGGQPALSLASPIDHVSGVTCLRAPTPPRAPGADADRAWQLMSHLSLNHLSLTDSGAPALRDILRLYDPGDGPEMAQLIDAIDDVSTRTGLARIDGVTVTGTDITLAFDDSRIAPGQAVVFASVLDRFFGCYTTLNTFTRLSVRMRDRTDWLAKFAARAGEAALI from the coding sequence GTGACCAACCGCTTCCTGGAATTCTACAATACTGAACTGGCCGCCCTGCGCCACCGCGCCACGCGCTTTGCCGAAGCGCATCCCAAGATCGCCGGGCGGCTGCGTTTGGCCTCCGATGTGGCCGACGACCCGAACGTGGAGCGTCTGATCCAATCCTTCGCCTATACCGCCGCGCGGGTGCATCAGAAGATCGACGACAGCCTGCCGGAGCTGACCGACGGCCTGCTGGAAACGCTCTACCCGCACTACCTCGCCCCCCTGCCTTCGCTCACCATCCTTGGCCTGTCGCCTGATCGCGGCATGGACGGCGCGCAAACGGTGCCCCGCGGGACAGAGGTGACGTCGCAGGTTATCGACGGGGACCGTGTGCGGTTCACGACGACGCAGGATGTGCCGCTCTCGCCTGTGAAACTGACCGAAATTCGCCTCAGCGCGCGCCCGTTCGAGGCCCCGCCTGCCCCTACTGCGGCCTCTGCCACCTGCCTGCGGCTCAGCCTTGCGCCCACGGGCCGCGTGTCACTCCGCGACATGGACCTGAAGCGTCTGCGTCTGTTTCTGTCGGGACCGACGACCGAAGCGCAGGTCCTCGCCCAACTGATGCTGCAATCGCTGACCGGCGTCACCATGGCCGCCCATGCCGGGGATGAAAATGCCCGCCGCATGCCGACCAGCGCCCTGCGGCCCATTGCGTTCGATGACGACACATCCCTGATCCCCTGGCCTGCGGGCAGCTTCACCGGCTACCGGACCCTGACCGAATTCGCCGCCCTGCCCGAGAAGTTTCTGTTCTTCGATCTGCATCTTGACCGGGTGGTGGAAACGGACCGGCTGGACCTTTACCTCTACTTCGACATGCCGCCGGGCGACGTGCTGAAATCCGTGGGCGCGCATTCCGTGACGCTGCACGCGACGCCCGCCGTCAACCTCTTCGCCAGTCAGGCCGAACCCATTGCGCTTGATGGCACACGCTCGGCCTATCCGCTGGCCGCCGATGCGCGCCGCCCGCGCACCCGCGCCGTGCATTCGGTGCGCCGGGTCACTGTCGCGAACGGGGACGGCACCTCTGCCACCAGTGCACCGATTTTCCACCGGCTGACCGACCACCAGCGCGGCGGGACCTTCTGGCACCTGCGCCGCCATTCCGAAGATCAGGGCCACGCCCCGGGGGCCACATCGCTGGCCTTCGTGGATGCCCGTAACCAGCCCGATGCGCCCAACGACAGCACGGCCAGCATTGACATCCTGACCACCAACGCCAACCTGCCACGCAAGCTGCCCTTTGGTGGCGGTCAACCGGCGCTGTCGCTCGCCTCTCCGATTGACCATGTGTCGGGCGTCACGTGCCTGCGCGCGCCCACCCCGCCGCGGGCCCCCGGGGCCGATGCCGACCGCGCCTGGCAATTGATGTCGCATCTGTCGCTCAACCACCTGTCCCTGACCGACAGCGGCGCGCCTGCCCTGCGCGATATCCTGCGCCTGTATGACCCCGGCGATGGGCCCGAGATGGCGCAGTTGATCGACGCCATTGATGACGTGTCCACCCGGACTGGCCTCGCGCGGATCGACGGCGTCACCGTGACCGGCACCGATATCACGCTGGCCTTTGATGACAGCCGCATCGCGCCCGGTCAGGCGGTGGTCTTCGCTTCTGTGCTGGACCGGTTCTTCGGCTGCTACACGACGCTCAACACCTTCACACGGCTGTCGGTGCGGATGCGCGACCGGACCGATTGGCTGGCCAAGTTTGCTGCGCGCGCGGGGGAGGCGGCGCTGATATGA
- the tssG gene encoding type VI secretion system baseplate subunit TssG gives MSTLFDQLEAAPDRFDPLTALRLAQAEAARRDLPLDIRSVPTGALAPTAIARVTADDTAIRVEAAFAGLTGPLSPLPPAWTELAAVDRRRRAGGLSAFLDLFSGRLTDFFARAAAKYDLPVLLQWTPPAANRMLTALRALVGTATPGLPTRAPLATDSEAVGDALLSHAGLLAQRTRTATGLRAMACSQLGLPVEVIQFHRRWRPVPVSEQTRLDGSRALGRDASAGAWLPDCAGQIRLVVGPVRYADFLSLELGEPRLRDFARLMRFTLGPVLEFDIQIVLDHRDIPQTQLGGDGPPARLGWNGWASSGPATRDSDEAVIDGRRAAA, from the coding sequence ATGAGCACCCTCTTTGACCAGTTGGAAGCCGCGCCAGACCGCTTCGATCCCCTTACCGCCCTGCGGCTGGCCCAGGCCGAGGCCGCACGTCGCGACCTCCCGTTGGACATCAGGTCCGTGCCGACCGGTGCGCTGGCCCCCACGGCCATCGCGCGTGTGACAGCCGACGATACCGCAATCCGGGTGGAGGCCGCGTTCGCCGGATTGACCGGGCCCCTGTCACCGTTGCCGCCCGCCTGGACGGAACTGGCCGCGGTGGACCGCCGTCGCCGGGCGGGCGGATTGTCGGCGTTTCTGGACCTCTTCTCCGGCCGGCTGACGGACTTCTTCGCCCGCGCGGCGGCGAAATACGACCTGCCCGTGCTCCTGCAATGGACCCCGCCCGCGGCCAATCGAATGCTCACCGCGCTCAGGGCGCTGGTCGGCACCGCCACGCCGGGGCTGCCCACGCGCGCGCCTCTTGCAACGGACAGCGAAGCGGTCGGCGACGCGCTTTTGTCCCACGCAGGCCTGCTGGCGCAGCGCACCCGCACCGCCACCGGGCTTCGCGCGATGGCGTGTAGCCAACTGGGGCTGCCCGTGGAGGTCATTCAGTTTCACCGGCGCTGGCGGCCAGTGCCCGTATCCGAGCAAACGCGCCTCGACGGCTCGCGCGCGCTTGGCCGCGATGCCAGCGCCGGGGCGTGGCTGCCCGATTGCGCCGGACAAATCCGGCTGGTTGTGGGGCCGGTGCGCTATGCCGATTTCCTGTCGCTGGAACTGGGCGAGCCGCGCCTGCGGGACTTTGCCCGGCTCATGCGGTTCACCCTTGGGCCGGTGCTGGAGTTTGACATCCAGATCGTGCTGGATCACCGCGACATTCCCCAGACGCAACTTGGCGGCGATGGCCCACCCGCGCGGCTTGGCTGGAACGGATGGGCCAGCAGTGGCCCCGCCACCCGCGACAGCGACGAGGCCGTGATCGACGGACGGAGGGCCGCCGCATGA
- the tssK gene encoding type VI secretion system baseplate subunit TssK — MKTDNRIAWTEGMFLRVQHFQQADRWTERLVRDRTGALTPYPWGLTQIALDRSALGVGRVALSSVAGILPDGTPFSAPDLADLPAPVELAEGSGATTVYLAMQMRRSGQPEYGPAARPNARHKREEYEAEDANSDTSFTAAIDVGRAALSLKTDADEREGFECLPIARVVETRADLSVVLDEAMIPPLMIVGANPRLHGYLTEIVGLLRHRAAAIARRMGDPSIRGAAEIGDYMMLQALNRATPLIAHLEGQAGQIHPEGAFRQLVALAGELATFTASDNVAPDMPQYLHMDPEATFAPVMDELRRSLSAVLDQSATPIPLELRRHGVRVGMIADAGLKHDASMVLAARADLPAEQLRRALPNQIKIGPVERIAELVNVALPGIPVRPLPVAPRQLPYRAGSVYFELDTSDDLWRTTSDGGAIAIHLATDIPGLDLELWGIRG, encoded by the coding sequence GTGAAGACTGACAACCGCATCGCCTGGACCGAGGGCATGTTCCTGCGCGTCCAGCATTTCCAGCAGGCCGACCGATGGACGGAGCGTCTTGTGCGTGACCGCACGGGGGCGCTGACACCCTATCCCTGGGGCCTGACGCAGATCGCGCTGGACCGCTCGGCCCTTGGCGTGGGGCGCGTTGCGCTGTCTTCCGTGGCGGGTATCCTGCCCGACGGCACGCCGTTTTCCGCCCCCGATCTGGCCGATCTGCCCGCGCCGGTTGAGCTGGCCGAGGGGTCCGGTGCCACGACCGTCTACCTCGCCATGCAGATGCGCCGCAGTGGCCAGCCCGAATACGGCCCCGCCGCCCGCCCCAATGCCCGCCACAAGCGCGAAGAATACGAGGCCGAGGATGCCAATTCCGACACCTCCTTCACCGCTGCCATAGATGTCGGTCGCGCGGCGCTGTCCCTCAAAACCGATGCGGATGAGCGGGAAGGGTTTGAATGCCTGCCCATCGCCCGCGTGGTGGAAACCCGTGCGGACCTGTCGGTCGTGCTGGACGAGGCGATGATCCCGCCCCTGATGATCGTCGGAGCCAATCCGCGTCTCCATGGTTATCTGACTGAAATCGTTGGCCTTCTGCGCCACCGTGCCGCCGCCATTGCCCGTCGCATGGGCGATCCGTCGATCCGGGGCGCGGCCGAAATCGGCGACTACATGATGCTTCAGGCGCTCAACCGCGCCACGCCTTTGATCGCCCATCTGGAAGGCCAGGCTGGCCAAATCCACCCCGAAGGTGCGTTTCGCCAATTGGTGGCGCTGGCCGGTGAGTTGGCCACCTTCACCGCGTCTGACAACGTCGCGCCCGATATGCCCCAGTACCTTCACATGGACCCGGAAGCGACCTTCGCCCCGGTGATGGATGAACTCCGCCGTTCGCTGTCTGCGGTGCTGGACCAATCCGCCACACCGATCCCGCTGGAACTGCGCCGCCACGGCGTGCGTGTCGGTATGATCGCCGATGCGGGTCTCAAACACGACGCCTCCATGGTGCTGGCCGCCCGTGCCGATCTGCCCGCCGAACAGCTGCGTCGTGCCCTGCCGAACCAGATCAAGATCGGGCCGGTGGAACGCATCGCCGAACTGGTCAACGTCGCCCTTCCGGGCATCCCCGTGCGGCCCCTGCCGGTGGCCCCGCGCCAGCTGCCCTACCGCGCCGGGTCCGTCTATTTTGAACTGGACACATCCGATGATCTCTGGCGGACCACGTCCGACGGAGGGGCCATCGCCATCCATCTGGCCACCGATATTCCCGGCCTTGATCTTGAGCTGTGGGGGATCCGGGGATGA
- the tssL gene encoding type VI secretion system protein TssL, long form — protein sequence MSRPDHDDAEDAPRIIMPTPGGKRPEVEPEAAPGPADPPAPDPAPSVSDILSGFRFAGGDLPVMVAQAAPLLNLAHALRTGQTPPAIGDLRRSLTGAARTYEAALATAGIVPDQARAAHYVVCATLDDVIRNTDWGAEWAVEGLVSTFHHDVHGGDKVFALLTHFQRTPRANRDLLLLIYLCLSLGFEGRARVSSRGAAELALVRENLFRTLRTEFDIVERDLSPLWQGEDAAHSPVRRSVAFWSITGVILLALIGVFLVYTLLLNRAAEATLARLATLPPGAPPSLALPDPPAPDPVVEPPAPADPPVVTPEDPPQVPPIDTFIAFLQPEVDDGLVRLYREGDAVLVRVANAGAFGSGSAEIEDDFIDVFDRIGQALAAEDFAVTVLGHTDNVAIRTAPFPNNYFLSRARANAVRDVLLQYVDPVRVDIEGQGPDRPIASNITPAGQEANRRTEILVREPGDRVPDSLLTQGVQPAEEAEPQEQTP from the coding sequence ATGAGCCGACCGGACCACGATGACGCAGAGGACGCCCCGCGCATCATCATGCCGACACCCGGTGGCAAACGCCCGGAGGTGGAGCCTGAAGCAGCCCCCGGCCCCGCTGACCCGCCCGCGCCCGACCCTGCGCCGTCGGTCTCGGACATCCTGTCCGGGTTCCGCTTCGCGGGCGGCGATCTGCCGGTCATGGTGGCGCAGGCAGCACCCCTTCTGAACCTCGCCCATGCGCTCCGCACCGGGCAGACCCCGCCCGCCATCGGTGACCTGCGCCGCTCCCTCACCGGGGCCGCGCGCACCTATGAAGCCGCGCTTGCCACGGCGGGCATCGTTCCCGATCAGGCCCGCGCCGCCCATTACGTCGTCTGTGCCACGCTCGATGATGTGATCCGCAACACCGACTGGGGCGCGGAATGGGCCGTTGAAGGGCTGGTGTCCACCTTCCACCATGACGTCCACGGCGGCGACAAGGTCTTTGCCCTCCTGACCCATTTTCAACGCACGCCGCGCGCGAACCGCGACCTGTTGCTACTGATCTACCTCTGCCTGTCGCTGGGGTTTGAAGGCCGCGCCCGTGTCTCATCCCGGGGCGCGGCGGAACTGGCGTTGGTGCGCGAAAACCTGTTCCGCACCCTGCGCACCGAATTTGACATCGTGGAACGGGATCTGTCTCCGCTCTGGCAGGGCGAAGACGCCGCCCACTCCCCGGTGCGGCGCAGCGTGGCGTTCTGGTCGATCACCGGGGTGATCCTGCTGGCGCTCATTGGCGTATTCCTCGTCTATACCCTGCTGCTGAACCGCGCGGCCGAGGCGACGCTGGCGCGCCTCGCCACACTCCCCCCCGGGGCGCCGCCGTCCCTCGCCCTGCCGGACCCGCCCGCACCTGATCCGGTGGTGGAGCCGCCCGCGCCTGCTGACCCGCCCGTTGTGACGCCCGAAGACCCGCCGCAGGTGCCGCCCATCGACACCTTCATCGCCTTCCTCCAGCCTGAGGTCGACGACGGCCTCGTGCGGCTCTACCGCGAAGGGGACGCGGTGCTGGTGCGGGTTGCCAATGCGGGCGCGTTCGGCTCCGGCTCCGCCGAGATTGAGGATGACTTTATTGATGTCTTCGATCGCATCGGGCAGGCGCTGGCGGCGGAAGATTTCGCCGTCACCGTTCTGGGCCATACCGACAATGTCGCCATCCGCACCGCGCCCTTTCCGAACAATTACTTCCTGTCGCGCGCCCGCGCCAACGCCGTGCGCGACGTGCTTCTGCAATACGTGGATCCGGTGCGTGTGGACATCGAAGGTCAGGGCCCCGACCGGCCCATCGCCTCCAACATCACGCCCGCCGGGCAAGAGGCCAATCGCCGGACCGAGATCCTTGTGCGCGAGCCCGGGGACCGGGTCCCCGACAGCCTGCTGACCCAGGGCGTGCAACCCGCCGAAGAGGCAGAGCCACAGGAGCAGACGCCATGA